The sequence below is a genomic window from Arthrobacter sp. U41.
GGTGCCATCGCGACCCAGACCGGGCAGAGCGTGGCCGGCGTCGTGGAAAACATGTCCTACCTGGAGCTGCCCGACGGCGGCCGGATGGAGCTGTTCGGAAGTGGCGGCGGCGCGGTGCTCGCGGAACGGCTGTCCGCCACGGTGGGCACCGACGTTCCGCTGCTGGGACAGATCCCGCTGGACATCCTGCTGCGCGAAGGCGGCGACGCCGGAGTTCCCCTGGTGCTGGGCCGTCCCGAAACCCCGGCGGCCGTGGCCCTGCTGGACATCGCCGGGCGGCTCAGCTCGGTCCCGCGCGGGCTCAGCGGTAAGCCGCTCGGACTGCAGCCACGCTAGGTAGCTGCTAGGTAGCTTCTGAGTCGAAGGGCGCCGGCTCGCCGTCCGGGAGTCGCTCAACCGTCCGCTCCGGCCGGCGTTCCGCAGCCGCCGCGGAGGCAGCCGCGACGGTGGCGACCGCGGCCGGGGCGCCGGCGCTCACGGGTTTGGTGTCATCCTCGAGCAGCGCTTCCTTGATAATCCTGCGCGGATCGTACTGCCGGGGATCGTACTTCTTCCAGTCGACCTCATCGATGTCGATGCCGACTTCTTCCTTGATCTGCTCCCGCGCCCCCGACGCCATCCGGCGGACTTCCTTGACGATGTTGGCAAGTTTCTGGGTGTATTCGGGCAGCCTGCTGGGACCAATCACCAGAAGGCCGATGATCAGCAGAAGTAAGAACTCCGGTCCATTGATTCCAAGCACTGTAGGAAGATTACCCTCTCAACCGGGGCCGGGACGATTCCGCCGTGACACACGGGGCCTGCTCCCGGCAGTTCGGCCGGTCACGGTGCCAGCAGCTCCACAATCCGGCCCAGTCCGCGCTCCAGCCGCGCGGTGAGGTTGTGCACGGACCCTGCCCCGGCCGCCCCCGGGCGCTCGAGGGTGCCAGGCTCCCGGGCTCCGCCGCCACCGGGTGTCACCGGATCCGCGGCGCGGGACCGGACCAGGGCTGCCACGCCGTCGGCGGCCTGTTCCGCCGGCTGGTCCGAAACGTAGGTGAAGGTGGCATCGCCGGCCTGGTAAATGGCGGCGAAGGGCGACGCCTGGTTGGTCCACAGGGTCCCGCTTCCGCCCCCCGCTACTGCGCCCGTCCCGGCGCCAGCCTCCGGCGCCGCCGCGGCAGTGAAGCCGTCCGAGGTCGCGGGGCGGCCCGTGAGCACGTTGACCGGCGCCTGCGCCCCAGCTTCCGGCCCGGCCCCCGGGGCGCGGGACTGTCCGGGCACGCCGCTGTGCTGTTCGAGGACGCCGTGCTGTTCGAGGATGGTGGCAAAATTCCGTCCGTCGGTAAGACGCAGTTCCAGGATGTCCCCGCCGGCCAGGACCCCGGCCCTGGCCCAGACCAGGTGGTAGCCGAGTTCACGGAGTTCAGGACATGTCCAGCCCTCGGAGCGCAGAGTGGTGAGCTGGGACGCCGTGAGTGCCCCGGCCGGAGTGAAATCCGGTCCGCCGGCGAGGCTCCATCCGGCCGGTGCCCCGGCGCCTGCCCCGGCGGCCGCCGCGGAGACGGACAGGTCACGCTGCAGGAAGGCCGAGGCGCCCGGTCCGCCTGACTGCGGCACGGATTCGCCGCCCACCAGGTAGGCCGAT
It includes:
- a CDS encoding preprotein translocase subunit TatA; protein product: MLGINGPEFLLLLIIGLLVIGPSRLPEYTQKLANIVKEVRRMASGAREQIKEEVGIDIDEVDWKKYDPRQYDPRRIIKEALLEDDTKPVSAGAPAAVATVAAASAAAAERRPERTVERLPDGEPAPFDSEAT